Proteins encoded within one genomic window of Candidatus Binataceae bacterium:
- a CDS encoding aminodeoxychorismate/anthranilate synthase component II, with product MRILMIDNYDSFTYNLVQYLGELGAELEVRRNDAIDVAGARAMAPRAIVISPGPCTPREAGVSVPLLREMAGELPILGVCLGHQCIGEAFGGKVVRAGRLMHGKTSPILHDGKTIFAGLPNPFAAMRYHSLLVDADSIPSCLEVSAHTGEGEVMGLRHRTLPVEGIQFHPESIGTPEGKKLLANFLKQVAK from the coding sequence ATGCGAATATTAATGATCGACAACTACGACTCGTTCACCTACAACCTGGTGCAATACCTGGGCGAGCTCGGCGCCGAGCTCGAGGTTCGCCGCAACGACGCGATCGACGTCGCCGGCGCGCGCGCGATGGCGCCCCGGGCGATCGTGATCTCGCCCGGCCCCTGCACGCCGCGGGAAGCCGGAGTGTCGGTCCCGCTGCTGCGCGAGATGGCGGGTGAACTGCCGATCCTGGGCGTGTGTCTGGGCCATCAGTGCATCGGCGAGGCTTTCGGCGGCAAGGTCGTGCGCGCGGGACGCCTGATGCACGGCAAAACCTCGCCCATTCTGCATGACGGCAAAACCATCTTTGCCGGACTGCCCAACCCGTTCGCCGCGATGCGCTATCATTCGTTGCTGGTGGACGCCGATTCGATTCCGTCGTGCCTCGAAGTGAGCGCGCATACCGGGGAGGGCGAAGTGATGGGGCTGAGGCATCGCACGCTGCCGGTCGAGGGGATCCAGTTCCATCCCGAGTCGATCGGAACGCCCGAGGGTAAAAAGCTGCTCGCGAATTTTTTAAAGCAGGTTGCCAAGTGA